A stretch of DNA from Aspergillus flavus chromosome 3, complete sequence:
GGTGCCGTTGGCTCTCCCGACCCTCAAAGAACCCTTTGGACTGACTACCCCGGTTAATCTGTGGCGTGGACGGAGCAGACTGGTTCGTCAGTAAAATAGGAGGTGTAGTGGACGTACTTCGCCGTCGTACGCCAGGTTTGCGTTTGCCCAGGCTATAGGCCTCGCTTCTCTCGTTGGATTGAATTAATTTTCCAGCCATATCCCTGACGAGAATGGCGGGATCGTTCTCTAACTCTCTGATCGCATCGAGCAGTCCATATTTAGCAAGAAGACCACCCTGCTCTTCGCTCGCATCGCAAATGCTGGAAATTATCCGGAGTAAATTCAACCGCACTGCTGCTTTATTATGATGTAGTTTCTGCCCTATCCTGCTGAATAGGTCTGGTCGCGCGAGCGTCGAGGCAATGGGGGGACTCAGTCTAAGAAGTTTCTGGAGGGGTTCAAGGAGATTCTCAAATGCATTTGCCTTTGATATTGTCAAACACCTAACAATGGAATCCGTAAATGATGGTTTATCAGGTCGCTTGTCTAGGAGGTGCTCCTCAACCTTCGCTGTCTCTTCTTGAAGCCTGTCAAACGGTTAAGTCCGGGCACATTCATTCCAATACAGCTAGGTGAAAATACTAACCATGTGAAGATAGCGTCTAGAGCAGTCACTTGCCAATATGGGTCTGAAAGTAAAGATATATAGAACGCCAGGCCCTTGTTGCGCCACAGCTCACGGCGACCAACTTTGCCAGAATGAGCCATGTCGCAGAGAATTGGTAGCGCGAATTCCTTCAATGGCCGTTCGGTCTTCACTATCTTTTGCAGCAGTGGCACGATACCATTCAAAGCCGCGTCCTCCTGCCGAGGCTTGTTTAAGCGGCACATATTGTAGATGGTATTTAGGATCTGATTGGAAACTTCTCGGAAGTGGGGTCGCTTGATGGTAGACCTCAGCAAGTCCGTCAACACGTCGATGGCATTCGAATTCTGTAGAGCATCCAGAGTGGTCGATAACATAGACAGATTTTTGATGAACTTCAACATAGTTATCTGGTGAGCAGGAGTCATGCGCTTTAGTTCTTTCAGTACCCCTAGAGAGGATGTTAGTATTATTAAGATCATGACTTGGAGCCATTCTTACTGTGTAGAACCGTTCGCTCAGCAACCATCTCTTTTACATGATTTTCAGCCtgggagaaaatgaagaagatgttcGCAATACGACCTTCGACAGTCTCAGCCAGCTCCCCATCTTCGTCCAATACCCGACTCAGGACTAACGACAGAGGATCCAATACCGAGTTGCGGGACAGGATTCTACAGAAGTCATTCTTTGGTGTTGAGCCCTAAAAAAGTTCGTCAGACACTCCCTCAGAGAGTAGAAAATGCAGGTACATACTTGCAACTCAAAAACGCTCCAGATACCGGTCACCCCAATTAATACCAGGTCACGCTCATCCTCGTAATCATCTTCCAGGAACTCAACTAGAACGTTCAATCCTCCTGCACTGACGAACATTTGCAAAGTGAGAGTGGAAGTCTGATACATTTGCTGTACGAAGGTTGCTGCTTCAAGTCGGATCTCTCGCGGGTACTTCTTCGAGGCGAACTCGTTGATGATAGGAATACCTCCAACGAAACAAAGATTTTCTTGTATCTCATAATCATTGTAGATGATCGCATTAACGATCCTCAATAGACATAAAATGATGTCACGCCGACGGCACATGTCAAGAATCTCAAGTATTGGAAGCATCCCATGGGCGCTGATGATGATATTTTTGGTCTCCGGGAGATCATAGAAAACATTCAGCAGTTGTTCCGAGATCTCGCCGAGCACGTCTTCATCCTGTGACGTCTTCAACGAGCTAACAAGCCCCTCGACTTGACCGCGGAGCCGTGCATGTTTGTCACGTGCGATGTTTGCTTCCAGGTCCACTTCGTCTAACCCTTCCTCAAGCTGAGCAAATGggtcatcctcatcgtcttgGTCCCCAAGCCAAGAATCATTTGAAAGTTTAGAATTCAGCATCAACGTCCCTTGGTCTGAGCTTCCCTCGCTTTCGGACTTGTCCAGAGTTACTTGATCCGCCCCAAGAATGTCAGAGAAATCTTCGTCTCTTTCATTTTCGGCGAACCTTTGTATCTCTATGGCTGATCGATGGCGTTTTACAGATATCCTTTTTCTAAGCTGAGGCTGGGGGTCATTATCATCTTCAAGGGAGGGTTGATATCGGACCACTTCGTTCGTGGGCGAAAATACTAGCCCATCCGTGTCGTCATCGGTCTCCTGTTGGATAGTTAGAGAAGAATTGCTCATAAGTCACTCTCACGGTAATGGCGGTCATTATATTTACCTGAAAAAGGCCAAGCTTCCGGTCTAGGACATCTTCATTTGCCTGTATAAGATCGGAGTAATCCTCTACAGAGTTTTCCTTGTAGTAAGAAGCTGGACGGGGTTGTCTCATTGGAGGTACAGGGTTCTGTGCTAGGATGGGCACGTTATGTATGGCGATGGCGTTGTTATTGATCGGGTAACGTGGCTGGTTTTGCAGCTGTGTATCTTCGATGCCAGTTTGTTTGGTTGGAAAAGGTCGTATGGTTTCCAGAGGATCCGAGTCTCCAGGTTGTAGCGAGGTTCTAAAAGAATCATCGAAATCGTCGAAGTTTTCTTCGGACCTTAGGACTGTCCCATCCAAAGAGGCAAAAGCCTTAAGCTTTTCAGAAGAGAGCATCCCCCCGAAGTTATCTtgtggacgaagatgagGTAATTGCAATGCGCTAGGGGAAATTGCAGTAGCAAAGTCATCGTCCCAATTGTCTTCTTCGATGGAGTCGGGCGACCTGAACCGATCTGCCACATTCCTGGAAGTCGGAGACGCCTTCGTGGGCGTATTGCGGGACGACGTTAGAGGGGCTGGGCTTTGATAGTCATGCCTGAACGGTCTTCGCAAAGTTCCTGCTTCGGGTGAACGCAGGGCTTCATTCCACTCTTGGACACTTTTCACTGCCTCCTCATACTCGGTTGACTTTTTGGGAACAACTGAATCTGATCTGCGGGCGTTGACAATCCAGGGATGTTTCAGAAGCTTTTTCGCAGAGACACGGAGGTTCGGGTCTTTTTGGAAGCACTGCATTAAGAAATCCTTGACAGCCTGTGGTGTTGTTAGACACGAAACGATATTTTTAGGACAGGAGACAAACCGGAGAGGCGCCTTGCGGAAGGGGAGGATGATCATCATTGACAATGCGGAAAAGAGCCGGCATTGGCTGGAGATTGTAATAAGGAGGCTTCCCCTCCAGCAGCTCAATCACCGTACAACCAAGACTCCAGATGTCTGAAGCTGTCGTTGCGCCTGACAGTTCAATCACTTCCGGGGCCATCCAATACGGCGTGCCGACAACACTTGATTCATTGAGCCCAGTAGTCCGGCTAGCAACACCGAAGTCCGCAAGCTTGACAAGGCCTTGTTTAGTCGTGAGAATATTCGCGCCTTTGATATCTCTATGTATGACACCTTGCTCATGGAGATACAAGAGACCGTGGAGCACCTGCGACATGTATAGCCCGACCAGGTTTTCTGGGAAACGTCCAAAATTCTTTGCGATTGAATGTAAGGAGCCATTTTCACAGTATCTAAGTCTGTCAGCAACCCTTGCCCTGGAGCCTATCTTGTAGAAACGCACTCAAGTATGATGTTTAGAGTTTCAGCGGACTTTACGAATCCATGGTACTTCACGATGTTGGAGTGCTGTAGTGGTTGAGTTAGTTTTCTACCAGGGTTCAGGTCTGCGTAGCCCTCGATCATTTGAAGCTTACATCCAAATTCTTCAGAAGATCAATTTCCAGCTGCAGAACTCTAGATTAGCAATGGCGTATATTGATTCACTGCCGGGATGCTCTTATCTTACCATAATGACACGCAATTCACTCTTTGGGAGATCAGCCAACTTTATCTGTTTTACGGCAACAGTTTCCCCAGTATTCCAGTTCAATGCCCTGTAGACTGACCCAAATGCGCCTTTACCCAAGCAATCACCCAGTTGCTACCGTATGTCAGCGTCAGTAACTCATTTCACTAAGTGTCCGGAATCACAGCCATACGTAATCCTTCAGTTCTGCAACATCCTTGGCCGTGGTTTTCGCCACTCTATCGTCTTTCGGTCTGTCATCTCGTTTTGATGGACTGGACCCGAGTCTTGCCACTCGTGCTTTGGCAGGAGCATTCTGTGGTTTAGAAGATGGAGGGGCCCCCTCAATCCCCCCACTGCATCGAGAAACCATCATCCAGGCCAATGTAGATTAAGCCCCTCGTCAGATAAAGTCTGGATTCACTGAGGTTGACAGGTAGTCTCGGACCTTGTGGTTTCAGGAGAGGAACGGCACGGCTGAAGGCAGGAGCCAGGCGATCGGAGAGTACTGTTCATATCAGCAGCAAAACCTGTCTTTCGAGACCACACACTATTAGTGAGAGTTGGAAATAGAGCAATAAAGCACATAAATAGGGAGAAGGATGCCAATATTGCCGGCAAAGAGATGGTATGAGCACGGCTTGGAAAAAACGTACAGATAGATTACTGCTCTCACACCCATTAAGCCGCGTTGAACCAAGCGCGTCACTGCACACATCAGATTCCTGCAGCTTTCTTTGAGGTCAGAATTTCCAATCTACTTGATAGATAACTGCACAAGAAGCCTCAGGACagtgataaaaaaaagaaaatataacTTACTGCTGTGTCGGCTGAACAAAACGCAACAAATTGGAGGGTGTTTTGAagtttccctttctccacAATTCAGGCCACCACCAGTTTGGGGCATGACGCAGTGACCGCCTCTGTATCTCCGATCAGCCTTATCGGACCCCGAGTAATGTGCACTGCCCTTTGCATGTGCTATTATCTTATGCTGCTGTTACAGTTGTTCCAGAAATAATTGAAATAAAGAAGTaaaatgaacaagaaaaagaaaggaactaTGCCATTTTTGTATTACACTTTTTCTATGTATGAAAGAGATAATCTTGATTTTCAATTCCAAGGAGACCCTTGAGTCTGTCAATCATGTACAGAGAAGTCTAGGCGCTGCTAGCAATAAAAGGGTATCTTCAGTTACAAAACCATCACGACTCAGTGGTCTTTTGTGACTGTTTCTGTGCCTCTCGAAGATGACGGAGAACATCTGAAACAAGGTAAAGACTTCCAGCAATAACCATGGGACCGCCATTGGCCTTGCTACAGGCCCAATTGATGGCAGCAAGTATGTCGTTATCAAACGATTTCACATCACCAATTGCAGAAATAGACTGCACACTGGAGGCCAATTCCTGGGGATCATTTGCTTTGACCCAAGGCATACCGTCTACGGGCCCAAACGCAGTAGTTGCAACATTGTCACCAGCCTTGATGATAGGATGGAAAAGTGAGGCTATGTCTTTTCCACGTGATGCTGCGATGACCCAGGTGACAGGACTCCCTTGCGATCGAAGCTTATGGTCCACGTATTGCCCGAGGACTTCAGCTGACTGGCTATTGTGAGCGCCATCGAGGAGGACAGAGTCTGTGCGAGAAACCATAGGATTCAACACAATTTCTTGTAGACGTCCCGGCCACTCGACACGAGAGAGCTGGGAAACCAAAGAATCAACCTTTATGTCTGGACGGACTCTGCGGAGGGCCAGCTTTAAAGCTGAGATTGCGCAACACATATTCGCCCGCTGGTGAGGTTGTACATCGAGTTGCTGGAAAAGCCGACTAAGCGTTGACGAGTGCCCATCTGGCGCATCGGGACGAGTATAAATAGCATCGATGTCAAGTTCCTTGATACGCGCTTCAATAGTTGAGAGGGCTGCTGGTAGGTTCGTTCCATCGACCACACAGGGAACCCCCCGCTTCAAGATACCGGCTTTCTCCCGAGTGATATCTTCCAAAGTGTCTCCCAGCAGCGACTGGTGATCCAGACCTATTTTTGCGATGACGGATACAAGCACATTGTTCAGTACGTTCGTAGCGTCCAACCGACCACCCATGCCCACTTCAACCACACCAATGTCGACCCGTTCATGATTAAATATCTCGAATGCCGTGGCGGTTAACAACTCGAATTCGCTTGCCCCAATGCCCAATGTTTGGTCTCGCAACTTAATCTTTTCTTCAAACTGCCGGAATAAAGACTCTTGGACCACACTTTCGCCGATAGTGATGCAGTCCCATCGGTCTATCAGGTGGGGTGAGGTAAAGCGGCCACAGCGAACTCCACTGGAAGTCAATAGGTGAGACAAGTAAGCGCTGATCGAGCCTTTGCCATTTGTCCCAGCGATGTGGATGGCCTTCCAAGTCAAAGGCGTCTGCTGAAGGAGACGGGATATGCGACTAAGACCGAGCTCGATCATTCCTCCGATTGTATGTTTTCCGGCAACTAGTCAAGGTCAATCTCATGATCAGGGATACCTCTCCGAGAAGGACGACATCTGGTGGGTCGCTAGTTGGGAGTAGTTGAGAGGTGCATAGCTCTTCTTTAAAAATCACTCGGCGGCATTTCGCGCGGCTATCTATCGGGTTTCCGTTGAGAGATAAGAGCGGCGTTTTAAGCCGGGAAACGGGAAACTTTCTCGAACTCCGAGGCGGACCGTACTGCATTGTACGCAGATGGGGTATTGGCGC
This window harbors:
- a CDS encoding serine/threonine protein kinase, with protein sequence MMVSRCSGGIEGAPPSSKPQNAPAKARVARLGSSPSKRDDRPKDDRVAKTTAKDVAELKDYQLGDCLGKGAFGSVYRALNWNTGETVAVKQIKLADLPKSELRVIMLEIDLLKNLDHSNIVKYHGFVKSAETLNIILEYCENGSLHSIAKNFGRFPENLVGLYMSQVLHGLLYLHEQGVIHRDIKGANILTTKQGLVKLADFGVASRTTGLNESSVVGTPYWMAPEVIELSGATTASDIWSLGCTVIELLEGKPPYYNLQPMPALFRIVNDDHPPLPQGASPAVKDFLMQCFQKDPNLRVSAKKLLKHPWIVNARRSDSVVPKKSTEYEEAVKSVQEWNEALRSPEAGTLRRPFRHDYQSPAPLTSSRNTPTKASPTSRNVADRFRSPDSIEEDNWDDDFATAISPSALQLPHLRPQDNFGGMLSSEKLKAFASLDGTVLRSEENFDDFDDSFRTSLQPGDSDPLETIRPFPTKQTGIEDTQLQNQPRYPINNNAIAIHNVPILAQNPVPPMRQPRPASYYKENSVEDYSDLIQANEDVLDRKLGLFQETDDDTDGLVFSPTNEVVRYQPSLEDDNDPQPQLRKRISVKRHRSAIEIQRFAENERDEDFSDILGADQVTLDKSESEGSSDQGTLMLNSKLSNDSWLGDQDDEDDPFAQLEEGLDEVDLEANIARDKHARLRGQVEGLVSSLKTSQDEDVLGEISEQLLNVFYDLPETKNIIISAHGMLPILEILDMCRRRDIILCLLRIVNAIIYNDYEIQENLCFVGGIPIINEFASKKYPREIRLEAATFVQQMYQTSTLTLQMFVSAGGLNVLVEFLEDDYEDERDLVLIGVTGIWSVFELQGSTPKNDFCRILSRNSVLDPLSLVLSRVLDEDGELAETVEGRIANIFFIFSQAENHVKEMVAERTVLHRVLKELKRMTPAHQITMLKFIKNLSMLSTTLDALQNSNAIDVLTDLLRSTIKRPHFREVSNQILNTIYNMCRLNKPRQEDAALNGIVPLLQKIVKTERPLKEFALPILCDMAHSGKVGRRELWRNKGLAFYISLLSDPYWQVTALDAIFTWLQEETAKVEEHLLDKRPDKPSFTDSIVRCLTISKANAFENLLEPLQKLLRLSPPIASTLARPDLFSRIGQKLHHNKAAVRLNLLRIISSICDASEEQGGLLAKYGLLDAIRELENDPAILVRDMAGKLIQSNERSEAYSLGKRKPGVRRRSTSTTPPILLTNQSAPSTPQINRGSQSKGFFEGRESQRHPRNALSGSALVIRPGSRDGVSPGLAAGLNGNPGVSRNRVPRVSNRMSHVDLLAEEDGRRPSSASRRPSILPRRRHTTQTDAEWTP
- a CDS encoding folylpolyglutamate synthase (dihydrofolate synthetase Fol3); the encoded protein is MIELGLSRISRLLQQTPLTWKAIHIAGTNGKGSISAYLSHLLTSSGVRCGRFTSPHLIDRWDCITIGESVVQESLFRQFEEKIKLRDQTLGIGASEFELLTATAFEIFNHERVDIGVVEVGMGGRLDATNVLNNVLVSVIAKIGLDHQSLLGDTLEDITREKAGILKRGVPCVVDGTNLPAALSTIEARIKELDIDAIYTRPDAPDGHSSTLSRLFQQLDVQPHQRANMCCAISALKLALRRVRPDIKVDSLVSQLSRVEWPGRLQEIVLNPMVSRTDSVLLDGAHNSQSAEVLGQYVDHKLRSQGSPVTWVIAASRGKDIASLFHPIIKAGDNVATTAFGPVDGMPWVKANDPQELASSVQSISAIGDVKSFDNDILAAINWACSKANGGPMVIAGSLYLVSDVLRHLREAQKQSQKTTES